One genomic window of bacterium includes the following:
- a CDS encoding Fic/DOC family N-terminal domain-containing protein → MKPAIPKKLPLASLGWGDLIPPIAAANRALALYEGILHGVPEPQVLLSPLTTNEAVLSSRIEGTRATLNEVLEFEAGAEIVEESKRQDIQEIINYRRALRRAEEELVGRPFNLNLLKELHDILLDSVRGRNREPGRFRTTQNYIGARNAPIEQAAFIPPEPGLLLECLDNWERYYHAEERDALVQLAIVHAQFEIIHPFSDGNGRIGRILVPLFLYERKILSRPMFYLSGYLEEHRDEYIAHLRALNGPESWNRWVRFFLGALVEQARENADKARGILALYERLKVQVLGLTHSQYAIPLLDRLFRQPVFSSSSVTGAAAMPSKPMVMNLLRKLREAGILTVVREGSGRRPQILALAELVNLCEGKPVFRM, encoded by the coding sequence TTGAAACCGGCGATCCCAAAGAAGCTTCCCCTGGCAAGCCTGGGCTGGGGCGATCTGATCCCCCCAATTGCCGCGGCCAATCGCGCCCTTGCCCTCTACGAAGGCATTCTCCACGGCGTCCCGGAGCCGCAGGTCCTGCTCTCGCCGCTGACGACCAACGAGGCCGTCCTCTCTTCCCGCATCGAGGGGACGCGGGCCACGCTCAACGAAGTGCTCGAGTTCGAGGCCGGGGCCGAAATCGTCGAAGAGTCGAAGCGCCAGGACATTCAGGAGATCATCAATTATCGGCGCGCCCTGCGCCGTGCGGAGGAGGAGCTTGTCGGCCGCCCCTTCAACCTCAATCTGCTCAAGGAGCTGCACGATATTCTCCTCGACAGCGTCAGGGGCCGCAACCGGGAGCCGGGGCGCTTCCGTACGACACAGAACTACATTGGCGCGCGCAACGCACCCATTGAGCAGGCCGCGTTCATTCCGCCCGAGCCGGGGCTGCTGCTGGAATGCCTCGACAACTGGGAGAGGTACTACCACGCCGAGGAACGCGATGCCCTCGTTCAATTGGCGATCGTCCACGCCCAGTTCGAGATAATTCACCCCTTCTCGGACGGCAATGGCAGAATCGGACGCATCCTCGTGCCGCTCTTCCTCTACGAGCGCAAGATTCTCTCCCGCCCGATGTTCTATCTCTCGGGCTACCTTGAAGAGCACCGGGACGAGTACATCGCTCATCTGCGTGCTTTGAACGGCCCGGAAAGCTGGAATCGTTGGGTGCGCTTCTTCCTCGGCGCGCTCGTCGAACAAGCCCGCGAGAACGCCGACAAGGCGCGTGGCATTCTCGCCCTCTATGAGAGGCTCAAGGTCCAGGTGCTCGGCCTCACGCACTCGCAGTACGCGATTCCGCTTCTCGACCGGCTCTTCCGGCAGCCGGTCTTCTCGAGCAGCAGCGTGACAGGCGCCGCAGCCATGCCGAGCAAGCCGATGGTCATGAACCTCCTGCGGAAGCTCCGTGAGGCAGGCATCCTCACGGTGG